A portion of the Thermoflexus hugenholtzii JAD2 genome contains these proteins:
- a CDS encoding DUF4258 domain-containing protein, protein MTAKHIVFRAHALQRMLERHISMEEVESVLKTGETIATYPDDEPYPSRLILGWVGDRPLHVVVADDPVGNVLIVITVYEPDPALWESDFRRRRK, encoded by the coding sequence ATGACAGCGAAGCACATCGTTTTCCGAGCCCACGCGTTGCAGCGGATGCTAGAACGCCATATATCGATGGAAGAGGTTGAATCCGTACTGAAAACAGGAGAGACGATTGCGACCTATCCGGATGACGAGCCTTATCCGAGCCGGCTGATCTTAGGTTGGGTCGGCGATCGCCCTCTTCACGTGGTTGTAGCAGATGATCCAGTTGGAAACGTCCTGATTGTGATCACAGTATATGAGCCTGATCCCGCTTTGTGGGAAAGCGATTTCCGGAGGCGGCGCAAATGA
- a CDS encoding type II toxin-antitoxin system MqsA family antitoxin yields the protein MKCVICKHGETRPGTTTIVFQRAGATLVIRNVPGEICQNCGEVYLSPEVAQELLAKAEDALRAGVVVDVREFLPAVA from the coding sequence ATGAAATGTGTGATCTGCAAACACGGAGAGACCCGGCCGGGCACCACAACGATCGTCTTTCAACGAGCCGGAGCAACCCTGGTGATTCGCAATGTGCCGGGGGAAATCTGTCAGAACTGCGGAGAGGTGTATTTGAGCCCTGAGGTGGCCCAGGAACTCCTTGCGAAGGCCGAGGATGCCCTGCGGGCAGGGGTGGTGGTCGACGTGCGAGAGTTCCTGCCTGCGGTGGCATAG